In one window of Cryptococcus neoformans var. neoformans JEC21 chromosome 7 sequence DNA:
- a CDS encoding vesicle-mediated transport-related protein, putative, protein MATQMRGLTQYISDLRACRVRELEEKRINREMAHIRQKFKDGNLDGYQKKKYLAKVVFTYILGYKVDVGHMEAINLISSQKYSEKQIGYLALTLLMHENSDLARLVINSLHKDLEDQNEVNNCLALHAIATLGGKEMAEALAESVYRSMISATSSTFVKKKAALTLLRLYRKHPSVMPIKEWAARIVSMMGDRDPGVVLTITALVTTMAQAELEAFSGSYQKAVDILDRIVFEGHYPAEYVYYKVPNPWLQTKLLRLLQYYPPPDNPQVVEMVNSIIQAIIDSSQDTPRNVQHNNAQNAVLFESINLAIHIDPSSQVVQNASVLLGRFILAKETNVRYLGLDAMAHLAATSNSLGAVKKHQNVIIQGLKDRDISVRRRALDLLYSMCDTSNAKVIVGELVRYLQVADYNLREDMVLKIAILTERFATEYEWYVDTILQLIAAAGDHVGAEVWYRVVQLVVNNEGVQDYAVRAVYKHLQATACHENMIRVGGYIMGEFGHLIANDPGSSPIEQFQALHSKVNLCTAPTRALLLSTYIKWVNLFPEIKEHLINIFERYTHVLDAELQQRACEYLALARRSESDDLLATICDEMPVFPERESALLSRLHRKGEMAQDKRTWVIGGREENNLREAERFKAFRKGTGDSGGIVSGSPAPASTAPSPAATAGTSAVTPSPAPDSYSAPQRHASVNTETMMGVASSGPSEDIISSLSDLDLTGSHVQNQPLLTSAPTGAYSQELAGLQMQPTGAGGAPLLNGQADGSNGINGMNGDRGLAYSATLGGVNPALLAPLTVADGVEKWFERLSFSNEGVLYEDTLIQIGVKAEYHGHLGRIALFFGNKADQPFTSFSALIDNPSPSAINIHFHDSPVGEVRAKAQIQEMIHVECREVFFREGGTPLLRLSFLVGEERKILVLKLPVFLSKFAEGVHLESGPFFERWKIIGGPPREAQQIFPIKLTANGMVDIGRNQRVITGNKLSVLPDIDHKPENIVFAGVLHMSSAGKVGILGRVEPNKDAKLCRLTVRSTNEHVSAEILSLTSKPLNADIAASL, encoded by the exons atgGCCACCCAAATGAGGGGTCTGACCCAA TATATCTCTGATTTGCGAGCATGTCGTGTCAgggagctcgaggaaaAGCGTATCAACCGTGAGATGGCTCACATCCGTCAGAAGTTCAAGGATGGGAACCTCGATGGAtatcaaaagaagaagtatcTCGCCAAGGTAGTGTTCACTTATATTCTGGGGTACAAGGTGGACGTTGGACATATGGAGGCTATCAACTTAATCAGTTCGCAAAAGTACAGCGAGAAGCAGATC GGATATCTTGCATTGACCCTCCTGATGCACGAGAATTCTGATCTTGCGAGATTGGTAATCAACTCTCTTCATAAAGATCTCGAGGACCAGAACGAGGTGAACAATTGTCTGGCATTGCATGCCATTGCGACTCTTGGTGGTAAGGAGATGGCTGAAGCGCTCGCCGAGAGTGTCTATCGCTCAATGATCAGCGC TACATCTTCCACGTtcgtcaagaagaaggccgcTCTCACTCTCCTGCGACTCTACAGAAAGCACCCTAGCGTTATGCCTATCAAAGAATGGGCAGCCCGAATTGTCTCCATGATGGGCGACAGAGACCCAGGTGTGGTCTTGACTATCACCGCTCTCGTCACGACTATGGCACAAGCGGAACTCGAGGCATTTAGTGGGTCGTATCAGAAGGCTGTGGATATCTTGGACAGA ATTGTCTTTGAAGGGCATTATCCAGCAGAGTATGTCTATTACAAAGTTCCCAACCCATGGCTTCAAACCAAGCTCCTTCGATTACTTCAGTATTACCCACCACCTG ACAACCCTCAAGTTGTCGAGATGGTTAACAGCATCATTCAAGCCATTATTGACTCCTCTCAAGACACCCCTCGA AACGTCCAACACAACAACGCTCAAAACGCTGTTCTCTTTGAATCTATCAACCTCGCCATTCACATCGATCCTTCATCCCAAGTTGTACAAAACGCTTCCGTCCTTCTTGGTCGTTTTATCCTAGCCAAAGAGACCAACGTCCGCTACCTCGGTCTTGACGCAATGGCTCATTTGGCAGCCACGTCTAACTCTCTTGGAGCTGTCAAGAAGCATCAAAACGTCATCATCCAGGGTTTGAAGGATAGGGATATCTCTGTGAGGAGAAGAGCGCTGGATTTGCTGTACTCTATGTGTGACACATCAAATGCCAAGGTTATTGTGGGAGAGTTGGTGAGGTATTTGCAAGTGGCAGATTATAATTTGAGGGAGGATATGGTATTGAAGATCGCCATTTTAACCGAACGTTTTGCTACAGAG TACGAGTGGTACGTCGATACCATCCTTCAACTTATAGCTGCTGCCGGCGACCATGTTGGTGCGGAAGTATGGTATCGCGTGGTCCAGCTCGTTGTCAACAACGAAGGCGTGCAGGACTATGCTGTAAGAGCAGTCTACAAGCACTTGCAGGCGACTGCTTGCCATGAAAACATGATCCGAGTAGGAG GATATATCATGGGCGAATTCGGACATTTGATTGCGAACGATCCTGGATCCAGCCCAATCGAGCAGTTCCAGGCTCTCCACTCTAAAGTGAACCTTTGTACAGCGCCCACCCGGGCCTTACTCCTCAGTACCTACATTAAA TGGgtcaacctcttccccgAAATCAAAGAACatctcatcaacatcttcgAACGATATACCCATGTTCTTGATGCCGAACTCCAACAACGAGCATGCGAATATCTCGCTCTAGCTCGTCGATCCGAATCTGACGATCTTCTCGCTACCATTTGCGATGAGATGCCGGTATTCCCTGAACGTGAAAGTGCTCTTTTGAGCAGATTGCATAGAAAAGGGGAAATGGCTCAGGATAAGAGGACGTGGGTGATTGGTGGTagggaagagaacaatTTGAGGGAGGCGGAAAGGTTCAAAGCGTTTAGGAAAGGAACAGGGGACTCGGGTGGGATAGTTTCCGGATCTCCTGCACCTGCATCTACGGCTCCTTCGCCTGCTGCAACCGCCGGCACTTCAGCTGTCACTCCTTCACCCGCTCCGGACTCTTACTCAGCGCCTCAACGTCATGCCAGTGTCAATACAGAGACAATGATGGGTGTTGCCTCTTCTGGTCCATCAGAAGATATTATCTCGTCCCTTTCTGACCTTGACCTTACCGGCAGCCATGTACAAAATCAACCGTTACTGACTTCAGCGCCTACTGGCGCGTATAGCCAAGAATTGGCAGGATTGCAAATGCAGCCTACAGGCGCTGGGGGTGCACCGCTTCTCAATGGTCAAGCGGACGGATCGAATGGCATAAATGGGATGAACGGCGACAGGGGGTTGGCATATAGTGCTACCCTGGGAGGAGTAAACCCTGCGTTGTTAGCGCCATTGACTGTAGCGGATGGTGTGGAAAAG TGGTTTGAGCGTTTAAGTTTCTCCAACGAAGGCGTTCTGTACGAAGATACCCTCATCCAAATTGGTGTCAAGGCAGAATACCATGGCCACCTTGGTCGTATTgcgctcttcttcggcaaCAAAGCCGATCAGCCGTTTACGTCCTTTTCTGCTCTCATCGACAACCCTTCCCCATCCGCTATCAATATCCACTTCCATGACTCGCCTGTTGGTGAAGTCAGGGCTAAAGCGCAGATACAGGAGATGATTCATGTCGAGTGCCGAGAAGTATTCTTCCGTGAAGGTGGGACACCGCTTTTGCGATTAAGCTTTTTGGtcggggaggagaggaagatttTGGTGCTCAAGTTACCTGTGTTCCTGAGCAAGTTCGCGGAGGGCGTACATTTGGAGAGCGGGCCGTTCTtcgagagatggaagatcaTCGGTG GCCCGCCTCGAGAAGCTCAACAAATTTTTCCTATCAAACTTACTGCCAATGGAATGGTCGATATTGGAAGAAATCAAAGAGTTATTACAGGCAACAAGCTCTCTGTACTACCAGATATTGACCACAAGCCAGAAAACATTGTATTTGCAGGTGTGCTTCACATGTCTTCTGCTGGTAAAGT TGGTATCCTTGGCCGCGTAGAACCCAATAAAGACGCCAAGCTTTGTCGACTGACGGTGCGAAGTACCAACGAGCATGTTTCAGCCGAGATTCTTAGCCTTACGTCCAAACCGCTCAACGCGGACATCGCTGCTTCTCTATAG
- a CDS encoding cytoplasm protein, putative — translation MAKAKTTKQKTVPKAPPTITPPDPAHAIAHVPTHTTDEKREQQASSKGSVTTPAEVEEDVCFICAEPITFWSAGVCGHKTCHVCAVRLRTFYKKTDCTFCKTPLPTVLFSRSPDTPFPNESHLEPSPPNVIAKAQEEAKKGERWDKGLTLPGTLDLGAFPYVDEKLGVVFEDEDMMESILTLLRFNCPYPECSFQAVNWPSLERHTLSTHGKVICALCRSQLSRFAHEQVLYTPHLLPLHDPSRLKRGQRPPKPRGPKEEEEVKSWEAPHPMCEFCHKAFFGPDELFKHMRSDHEECHVCREQGNRHVYFENYHKLEQHWRDEHYPCTQPQCIEDRFVVFGSELDLRAHMMEVHGNQMSARDRANARHLPVDFNIPSSGARGANHSGGGRGFSLGQSSVPGAGRDSSAPSRMRANDSPHVQALDDTPAMTPAQIAQQRRQIQADRAESVAAGQNMGRRRGFATGLSREGEAAPSPASMSAPASGYNTPREDVDEATASRHAELLSRVSMLTNDSATKLASFRSAVRSFKSNESGARDMVDSIFNVFERDLDVTVGIAREVAKLFGAEGDKDKEKDLIEALNTLRVEQRDQFPSLGSAPSGLGTNWSGVASGTILNAKRATRTSGTNRAVWDRVEAAAASQPVNKPRATTGVGGRWVPGAGGSRAQLTSESAFPTLGAASSSAGPSRAAGSSSSTSSGAYATPWAAGGAGPSSRTPSALAGPQIRSVHNPAAATTKKSKALSSAAFPALPASSGSRTMTAEERKALFSKPTPREESIRRITGQANAPPPLNNWTAGSNNGRGEEDAMEGLSLENQTTMRGQGQQQGAGKKKGKQKQLLFSVSARP, via the exons ATGGCAAAAGCAAAGACCACAAAACAGAAAACTGTTCCCAAAGCACCCCCCACAATCACCCCCCCGGATCCCGCCCACGCAATCGCTCATGTCCCAACACACACTACAGATGAGAAGCGGGAACAGCAAGCGAGCAGCAAGGGATCTGTAACAACCCCAgcggaggtggaggaggacgtCTGCTTTATTTGTGCTGAGCCGATAACGTTCTGGAGCGCGGGAGTTTGCGGACATAAGACTTGCCA TGTTTGTGCAGTTCGATTAAGGACGTTCTACAA GAAAACCGACTGCACGTTCTGCAAGACTCCTCTCCCTACTGTGCTCTTCTCTCGCTCACCTGATACTCCCTTTCCGAATGAGAGCCACCTGGAACCATCTCCTCCTAATGTGATCGCTAAAGCtcaggaagaagccaaaaagGGTGAGCGGTGGGATAAGGGCTTGACACTTCCCGGCACTTTAGACTTGGGCGCTTTCCCTTATGTGGACGAAAAACTCGGTGTAGTGttcgaagatgaagatatG ATGGAATCAATCCTCACCCTTCTCCGATTCAACTGCCCGTATCCAGAATGCTCTTTCCAAGCAGTCAACTGGCCATCGCTCGAAAGACATACTCTTTCAACCCATGGGAAAGTCATATGTGCCCTCTGCCGATCACAGCTTTCTAGGTTCGCGCACGAGCAAGTGCTATACACTCCACATCTCTTGCCTTTACATGACCCATCGAGGTTGAAAAGAGGCCAGAGACCGCCCAAACCTAGGGGTccaaaggaagaggaggaagtaaAGAGTTGGGAAGCGCCTCATCCAATGTGCGAG TTTTGCCATAAAGCGTTCTTCGGTCCAGACGAGCTTTTCAAGCACATGAGAAGCGACCATGAAGAGTGCCATGTGTGTAGAGAACAAGGTAATCGGCATGTTTA TTTTGAAAACTACCATAAACTTGAGCAACACTGGAG GGATGAGCACTATCCTTGCACTCAGCCACAATGTATTGAGGACCGATTTGTCGTTTTCGGGAGCGAGCTTGATCTTCGAGCACACATGATGGAAGTG CACGGCAACCAAATGTCTGCTCGAGACAGAGCCAATGCTAGACATCTTCCTGTCGATTTTAACATCCCCTCTTCCGGTGCGCGTGGGGCGAATCATTCAGGAGGTGGTCGTGGCTTCTCCCTCGGTCAATCGTCTGTTCCCGGTGCCGGTAGAGACTCCAGCGCGCCTTCACGGATGCGAGCCAACGATTCGCCACATGTTCAAGCATTGGATGATACCCCCGCAATGACCCCAGCCCAGATTGCGCAGCAGAGAAGGCAGATTCAAGCTGATCGAGCTGAGAGTGTGGCAGCTGGACAGAATATGGgtaggagaagaggatttgCGACTGGTTTAAGTAGGGAGGGCGAGGCGGCGCCTAGCCCGGCGTCGATGAGTGCTCCGGCCAGTGGTTATAACACTCCCCGAGAGGATGTGGACGAAGCTACAGCTTC ACGCCACGCTGAGCTCCTTTCACGAGTAAGCATGCTCACCAATGATTCCGCCACCAAGCTCGCTTCCTTCCGCTCTGCTGTGCGCTCTTTCAAGAGCAACGAGTCTGGTGCCCGTGATATGGTCGACTCGATTTTCAACGTCTTTGAGCGTGATTTGGACGTGACCGTTGGCATTGCTCGCGAAGTTGCCAAGCTCTTTGGGGCCGAAGGTGACAAGGACAAAGAAAAGGATCTAATTGAGGCCCTCAATACTCTTCGAGTTGAACAACGTGACCAGTTCCCTTCTCTTGGGTCTGCTCCTTCTGGTCTTGGTACCAACTGGTCTGGTGTTGCTTCCGGTACTATCCTCAATGCCAAACGTGCCACCCGAACGTCAGGCACTAACCGAGCGGTATGGGATCGCGTcgaagctgctgctgcatcTCAGCCAGTGAACAAGCCCCGAGCCACAACTGGAGTTGGCGGAAGATGGGTGCCTGGAGCGGGAGGTTCAAGAGCGCAGCTGACCTCTGAATCAGCTTTTCCCACTTTGGGTGCTGCCTCGAGCTCCGCGGGACCATCCAGAGCTGCAGgctcgtcatcctcaactTCTAGCGGTGCATATGCCACTCCTTGGGCCGCTGGTGGTGCCGGTCCATCTTCTCGGACACCTTCCGCTCTTGCTGGTCCCCAAATTCGTTCTGTCCATAACCCTGCGGCTGCCACCaccaagaagagcaaagCCCTTTCCTCTGCCGCTTTCCCTGCTTTGCCTGCCAGCTCTGGAAGTAGAACTATGACCgctgaagagagaaaagcgTTGTTCAGCAAGCCGACGCCCAGAGAGGAGAGTATAAGAAGGATTACTGGCCAGGCGAATGCGCCGCCCCCTTTGAATAATTGGACGGCGGGATCAAATAATGGacgaggggaagaggatgcgATGGAAGGTTTGAGTTTGGAGAATCAAACGACGATGCGAGGGCAGGGACAGCAGCAGGGTgctggaaaaaaaaagggaaagcaGAAGCAGCTCTTGTTTTCTGTAAGCGCTAGACCTTGA
- a CDS encoding trehalase precursor, putative produces MSRLLSWAALSLLSLTAAQNITQTTSFSFSPTPVSTSVPSPAAPLNSTVPGQGIYPPVQALCAGGANVPFCPGVLLQDVQLSGIFSDSKTFVDKPTAKTLNETLSAWEALGDNVTVGDVETFVEQYFKGEGLELSQVELENFVEDPAILDNITDPVFRAWVKIVNGYWTLLARETNQSALCNGDCESSLIPLNHTVIVPGGRYREIYYWDSFWVLEGLLKSELYDYAWDLLQNFMDLIDIYGYLPNGGRKYYLNRSQPPVFVQMIDAYIKATNSITLLERALPVASSELEWWANNRTSNFTSPFTNQSRTIAQYSVTNSAPRPEGYVEDFETVMGASPALNETEQAELYSELATGAESGWDYSSRWCEQPLLNTTDNNPSLRTLKVKSIIPVDLLSLMAGDHALLANLYELYANSTGGGEGTGNEEMSKRDGESDDAASKIAYHRQMAQEFSDSILDLCWDPEKSWFYDFNVTSNSRSNIFHAGGTWPLWQNITPSEIMGNESAALSLVSGFRFLLGHYSGVPSVATLLFTGLNWDFPNAWPPHAYTAIKAFETLGRVLPNATVLSNLTIPFDSVTENQLGLSESELQPQPQSTIGNVSLNTETSQDKPWPLALSIEFANRYLGAAFCSWYSTGGQISGLLTQLPLSDLNATGTYTSEQSGVMFEKFNVTDTDAAGGGGEYTVQVGFGWTNGVALWAAGEYGQYIPAPTCPLIPIIEVNGTAGSNTSDSSVYKSTDKDGGPTASDTTTSKSLFVGYRIPRE; encoded by the exons ATGTCTCGCCTTTTATCTTGGGCggctctttcccttttgaGCCTGACCGCAGCTCAGAACATCACCCAGACCacttcattctcattctcccCCACCCCTGTAAGCACGAGCGTTCCCTCCCCCGCCGCTCCCCTCAACAGTACAGTGCCCGGACAAGGAATTTACCCCCCTGTTCAAG CTCTTTGCGCTGGAGGAGCAAATGTACCATTCTGCCCGGGAGTT CTCCTACAAGACGTCCAGCTTTCTGGTATTTTCTCTGATAGCAAG ACATTTGTAGACAAG CCAACAGCGAAGACTCTTAACGAAACTTTGTCCGCATGGGAGGCTCTAGGTGACAATGTCACAGTCGGAGATGTGGAAACATTTGTCGAGCAATACTTC aaaggagaaggtcTTGAGCTTAGCCAAGTTGAGCTCGAAAACTTTGTTGAAGACCCTGCTATACTTGACAACATTACCGATCCCGTCTTCAGAGCTTGGGTAAAGATTGTGAATGGATACTGGACTCTCCTCGCCAG GGAGACCAACCAATCGGCCCTTTGCAATGGAGACTGCGAGTCAAGTTTGATTCCTCTGAACCATACTGTTATCGTTCCTGGCGGGCGATACAGGGAAATATATTATTGGGATTCTTTC TGGGTGCTGGAAGGTCTTCTCAAGTCTGAGCTGTACGACTATGCCTGGGATTTACTACAGAACTTTATGGATCTCATTGAT ATCTATGGGTATCTTCCCAACGGCGGGAGAAAGTACTATCTCAATCGTTCTCAGCCTCCAGTATTTGTCCAG ATGATCGATGCTTACATCAAGGCCACTAACAGCATTACTCTTCTTGAGCGAGCTCTCCCTGTAGCTTCA TCCGAGTTAGAATGGTGGGCAAATAACAGAACCTCAAATTTCACGTCACCCTTCACCAATCAATCCCGCACTATTGCTCAATATTCGGTCACTAACAGCGCTCCTCGACCAGAA GGTTATGTTGAGGACTTCGAAACGGTGATGGGAGCTTCCCCAGCCCTCAACGAAACTGAACAAGCCGAGTTGTACTCGGAGCTCGCTACTGGCGCCGAGTCAGGCTGGGACTACTCCTCACGATGGTGCGAGCAACCACTCCTTAACACAACAGATAACAACCCTTCCTTAAGGACCTTGAAAGTCAAGTCAATCATCCCTGTTGATCTACTGAGTCTGATGGCCGGAGACCATGCCCTC CTGGCCAATTTGTATGAGCTTTATGCAAACAGTACtgggggtggagaagggacAGGCAATGAGGAAATGTCAAAGAGGGATGGGGAATCTGATGATGCAGCGAGCAAAATTGCATACCATCGTCAGATGGCCCAAGAGTTCAGCGACTCGATCCTCGATCTCTGCTGGGACCCAGAAAAG TCATGGTTCTACGACTTTAACGTGACTTCAAACTCTCGctccaacatcttccacgCGGGTGGCACCTGGCCACTTTGGCAAAACATTACTCCATCCGAAATTATGGGCAACGAAAGTGCGGCTCTTTCTTTAGTTTCAGGATTTAGGTTCCTTTTGGGTCACTACTCAGGGGTCCCAAGTGTGGCTACTCTGCTGTTTACTGGACTGAACTGG GATTTCCCTAACGCCTGGCCGCCCCATGCGT ATACCGCCATCAAAGCTTTTGAGACACTTGGTCGTGTATTGCCCAATGCCACTGTCCTTTCCAACTTGACGATCCCCTTCGATTCAGTGACCGAGAACCAACTCGGTCTCTCAGAATCCGAGCTCCAACCACAACCCCAATCCACCATTGGTAACGTCTCTCTGAACACCGAGACCTCCCAAGACAAGCCCTGGCCTCTTGCTCTCTCAATTGAATTTGCGAACAGGTATTTGGGAGCCGCATTCTGTTCATGGTACTCCACCGGAGGGCAAATTAGCGGATTATTGACACAGTTGCCGTTGAGCGACTTGAATGCTACTGGAACCTATACTTCTGAGCAATCAG GCGTGATGTTCGAAAAG TTCAATGTTACTGACACAGATGCcgctggaggaggtggtgaGTATACAGTCCAAGTCGGATTCGGTTGGACAAACGGAGTAGCCCTTTGGGCCGCTGGCGAGTACGGACAGTACATCCCTGCACCCACATGTCCCCTTATTCCGATCATCGAAGTCAATGGGACGGCTGGTTCCAATACCTCTGATAGCTCGGTATACAAGTCGACGGATAAGGATGGCGGTCCGACAGCGAGTGACACCACTACGTCCAAGAGCTTGTTTGTCGGATACCGAATCCCGAGAGAGTAG